The region ctataaaaaaaaatcagCTTGAACAACAAAATAAAGATCCCGGTACTCTAATGATATATCCAGGACACAAAACATTCgtgtataataataataataataataataataataataacaggaagaagaagaagaagaagcAGAAAAATGTTGTGCGTTATGTAAGTTCATCTAGTGATAAGGATGAAAGTagtgtatataatatttctgtggatgaagaaaattctttaaaaaCACAAGGAAGGTTTTTTGATgatacatattattat is a window of Plasmodium reichenowi strain SY57 chromosome Unknown, whole genome shotgun sequence DNA encoding:
- a CDS encoding hypothetical protein (conserved Plasmodium protein, unknown function) — encoded protein: INNIDKDDDNYIYDFNSYNNKDVLSLLKTLLIIINILIKRNVSFINFYSWIFFKDISIKKNQLEQQNKDPGTLMIYPGHKTFVYNNNNNNNNNNNRKKKKKKQKNVVRYVSSSSDKDESSVYNISVDEENSLKTQGRFFDDTYYYL